The segment gtgtgtgtgtgttgtgaggttTGAGATAGTTGTTCATGTTAGGTTCCCCCACTGAGTTCATATTGTGTTAGTGTTGCTGCATAAAGTCTATTTTTACCCATTGTTTCCTGCAGTTAGGGTTTTTTTTATGCTCGGGCTCGTCGTGTCCTCTTGTCCTCTGTGCCAGCTCTGGCTATGCCAAGGTTTTGTCGCTGCCAGAACTGTGCTGGTGTTTTCAGGTGAATGATACAAGATGTGCTCAGTGCTGGAGAAATGCTGACCGATGCAGATTTCAGTGTGTGAACAACAAATGCAATGCGAGGGCTAAAGCAGCCAGAGGAGTCAACGGGCACATAAGAAGCGTCCTCGTTTAGGGCTTGATCTATtttatatgaatattttatggagatatttttctttcttttggtcATCTGGTCGATCATGTTCAGCTCAGAGTTCCTGTTCTCAGTACCAGTGAAAGGTGTGATGGTCCAAAAGAAGGATCTTAAGTTACGACGCTAATTGCCACTTACTTTTCCTGCTGGCAACTCTACCCTCCTCCTGAGCCTGGttgttagagtgtgtgtgtgtgtaatggatACAGAAAGGGGTAATCTGAGTAAACCACTCTTGGCTTTTAACACTTCTTGTGGGTGTTTCTTTAACCTCCCATGGCCTCTCAACTTTACTCTGATGTCTTCCTGTCATCCCAGATATCAACCTGAACTCTCCAAACAAGGGTCTGAGCGTGGATCATTCAGACAGCCTGTCCGATGTGCCGGTGCAGGGAGCCATGGGTAACTCAGCCACCCCTCTTCCACCTGGCCTGACggaggaagaggctgaggaGCTCCGTACTGAGCTCACCAAGGTAGGTTCCAGAGTCATTAGCTGGTCACATGTTGATAAAGATCAATGAGCCAATGGCCCATTTTAAACCACTGTCTAGAAGCTATAAAGTCCCCGATCGCCAAAAATTGCGAAGATGTCGGAAGCCCTCATTGGACGACCACAACGCCGCCTGTAACCCGGCGTGCCGTCTGTACAGTCATTGGACGgttgctgtgtgtttcaggtggaggaggagatcaACACGTTGCGTCAGGTTTTGTCGGCCAAAGAGAGACACGCCGCAGAGCTGAAGAGAAAGCTCGGCCTCAGCCCGCTCAACGAACTCAAGCAGAACCTCACCAAGAGCTGGCAAGACGTGCAGACCTCCAATGCGTATGTATTGTTCAGTCCAGGACCTCGAATGACATGTAACCAATGTTCACAGCCAGAGTCGGAGCAGATGTCCTGTGCAGGGTTCAGTTTAGTCTGTTCACTAGTTCACTACAACACTTTAAACCAGATCACGTGGTTATTTCTGAGGACTCGGACTGCTGCAGACGTGATGATTCTTGTTAAAATAGCAGTGGTTTGTTATTGGGCATGTTGCTTCAGGTGTGGGTGATAAGACTGAATCTCTTTCTAGGAAATGTTGGCCCGTCTGTCTGGAATGTGCCTTGGCACCTATGTGGCTGTTTTGGGttgactcttttttttgtctacaGTCCTGCACAGGCAGGTTTAGAAGTTCCTTCTACCCTCCAGGTGACTCGGGACTGCAGCTCACTGAGGCGACCCTGAATCACAGCTCCTCGCAGATATTCTCAGAAATAGCCGGTC is part of the Parambassis ranga chromosome 7, fParRan2.1, whole genome shotgun sequence genome and harbors:
- the LOC114439103 gene encoding tumor protein D54-like isoform X3 translates to MDPASQDINLNSPNKGLSVDHSDSLSDVPVQGAMGNSATPLPPGLTEEEAEELRTELTKVEEEINTLRQVLSAKERHAAELKRKLGLSPLNELKQNLTKSWQDVQTSNAYLSASATLDDITRSEAYKKTQETLSQAGQKTSAALTTVGSAITRRLGDMRNSATFKSFEDKMGNLKYKVVGPKGNGEAASSPTDTTPTQENPPF
- the LOC114439103 gene encoding tumor protein D54-like isoform X4, whose amino-acid sequence is MDPASQDINLNSPNKGLSVDHSDSLSDVPVQGAMGNSATPLPPGLTEEEAEELRTELTKVEEEINTLRQVLSAKERHAAELKRKLGLSPLNELKQNLTKSWQDVQTSNAYKKTQETLSQAGQKTSAALTTVGSAITRRLGDMRNSATFKSFEDKMGNLKYKVVGPKGNGEAASSPTDTTPTQENPPF